In the genome of Magnolia sinica isolate HGM2019 chromosome 2, MsV1, whole genome shotgun sequence, one region contains:
- the LOC131238000 gene encoding uncharacterized mitochondrial protein AtMg00810-like has protein sequence MSAELRALEDNSTWTLEPLPLGKKPIGFLSVSGGSFFIHSHYFHRHTLVLVYVDDILVADNDISQIELFKKILSTHFKTRDLGSLKYFLRLEVARSSKGIFLNQHKYALDILFDSGQLSARTARFPMEQHLKLNTQDGDLLPDPGLYRRLVDRLIYLTITRPDIVYAVNTLSQFIHTPRVPHMTAATRVLRYIKGCLGQGIFFPLSNSTHVTAYTNSDWASYPTTRCSTTGYFIQLGTSPISWRTKKQNIVAPSSAEAEYRAMAVTTCELT, from the exons ATGTCTGCTGAGCTTCGTGCTTTAGAGGATAATTCCACCTGGACTCTTGAGCCTCTTCCTCTTGGCAAGAAACCCATTGG GTTTTTATCAGTCTCAGGCGGATCATTCTTTATTCACTCTCATTACTTCCACCGGCATACTCTTGTCCTTGTTTACGTTGATGACATCCTGGTTGCTGATAACGATATctctcaaatcgagctttttaagaaaattctctccACTCACTTTAAGACAAGGGACCTTGGTTCCTTGAAGTACTTTCTTAGACTCGAAGTTGCACGCTCTTCCAAAGGCATCTTTCTTAATCAGCACAAATATGCTCTCGATATTCTCTTTGACAGTGGACAACTTAGTGCACGGACTGCTCGTTTTCCCATGGAGCAACATTTGAAGCTTAATACTCAAGATGGTGACCTTCTCCCTGATCCTGGTCTTTACCGTCGCCTTGTTGACCGTCTCATCTATCTGACCATCACCAGACCAGACATTGTTTATGCAGTCAACACACTCAGTCAATTCATACATACTCCTCGGGTCCCCCACATGACTGCAGCTACCAGAGTTCTCCGTTACATCAAAGGCTGCCTCGGCCAAGGCATCTTCTTTCCTTTATCCAACAGTACACATGTCACAGCTTATACAAATTCTGATTGGGCTAGCTATCCCACCACCCGTTGCTCTACCACCGGCTACTTTATTCAGTTAGGCACTAGTCCGATCTCATGGCGCACCAAGAAGCAGAATATAGTTGCTCCCTCTTccgctgaagctgaatatcgagCCATGGCCGTCACAACCTGTGAACTTACTTAG